In the genome of Lynx canadensis isolate LIC74 chromosome X, mLynCan4.pri.v2, whole genome shotgun sequence, one region contains:
- the GCNA gene encoding acidic repeat-containing protein isoform X2, with product MVSDVPIWGLVGCSDVEIVPPAAKWHRHCGERHSVCEIPGCFLHDVEKAKQYSGRKFKKNKDSLVQEMYSLFNRSVFDKKLPEKIDIGWNKKMLRTAGLCTTGETRYPKKERYAKIQISLKVCDSADRLRDTLIHEICHAASWLIDGVRDSHGDSWKFYAKKSNLVHPELPLVTRCHNYKINYKIHYECTQCKARVGRYTKSLNTDRFICAKCKGTLVMLPLTRKDGTPIAPHVRPFAKYVQENYRLVKQSAEGLSHGDVMRQLSKDYALKHKRNP from the exons ATGGTGTCTGATGTACCCATTTGGGGTCTCGTTGGTTGCTCTGATGTGGAGATTGTTCCACCTGCAGCAAAGTGGCACAGGCATTGTGGGGAAAG GCATTCCGTTTGTGAAATACCTGGATGTTTCTTGCATGACGTGGAAAAGGCAAAGCAGTATTCTGGAAGGAAGTTCAAGAAAAATAAGGACAGCCTGGTTCAGGAAATGTACAGTCTGTTTAACAGATCTGTCTTTGACAAAAAG CTGCCAGAGAAAATCGATATCGGCTGGAATAAGAAGATGCTGAGAACTGCTGGCTTGTGCACCACTGGCGAGACACGGTACCCGAAGAAGGAGCGTTACGCGAAGATCCAGATTTCTCTGAAAGTCTGCGACTCCGCAG ACCGCCTTCGGGATACTTTGATCCATGAAATCTGCCACGCGGCCTCCTGGCTGATTGATGGTGTTCGTGATTCTCATGGCGACTCTTGGAAGTTTTATGCCAAAAAATCGAACCTGGTGCACCCAGAGCTGCCCCTGGTCACCCGTTGCCATAACTACAAGATTAACTACAAGATTCATTATGAATGCACTCAGTGCAAAGCCAG AGTCGGCCGCTACACCAAATCATTGAACACCGACCGCTTTATCTGTGCCAAGTGCAAGGGGACTCTGGTCATGCTGCCGCTAACTCGTAAGGATGGGACCCCCATTGCGCCCCATGTGAGACCATTTGCCAAGTATGTGCAGGAGAATTATAGATTGGTTAAACAGTCAGCGGAAGGGCTAAGCCATGGCGATGTGATGAGACAGCTCAGCAAGGATTATGCCCTTAAGCACAAGCGAAATCCTTAA
- the CXCR3 gene encoding C-X-C chemokine receptor type 3 isoform X1 — protein sequence MVLEMSEHQVFDASELAFLLENCSSSYDYAENESDSCCASPPCPQDFSLNFDRAFLPALYSLLFVLGLLGNGAVAAVLLSQRAALSSTDTFLLHLAVADALLVLTLPLWAVDAAVQWVFGSGLCKVAGALFNINFYAGALLLACISFDRYLSIVHATQLYRRGPTARVALTCVVVWGLCLFFAIPDFVFLSARRDERLNATHCQYNFPQVGRTALRVLQLVAGFLLPLLVMAYCYARILAVLLVSRGQRRLRAMRLVVVVVVAFALCWTPYHLVVMVDTLMDLEALSRNCGRESRVDVAKSVTSGLGYMHCCLNPLLYAFVGVKFRERMWMLLTRLGRPDLRGHQRQPASFCRDSSWSETTEASYSGL from the exons ATGGTCCTTGAG aTGAGTGAACACCAGGTGTTCGACGCCTCTGAGCTTGCCTTCCTCCTGGAAAACTGTAGCTCTTCCTATGATTACGCAGAAAACGAGAGTGACTCCTGCTGTGCCTCCCCGCCCTGCCCGCAGGACTTCAGCCTGAACTTCGACCGGGCCTTCCTGCCGGCCCTGTACAGCCTCCTCTTCGTGTTGGGGCTGCTGGGCAATGGCGCGGTGGCGGCTGTGCTGTTGAGCCAGCGGGCGGCCCTGAGCAGCACCGACACCTTCCTGCTCCACCTGGCTGTGGCCGACGCACTGCTGGTGCTGACCCTGCCCCTCTGGGCAGTAGACGCAGCTGTCCAGTGGGTCTTCGGATCTGGCCTCTGTAAAGTGGCGGGCGCCCTCTTCAACATCAACTTCTACGCAGGGGCCCTCCTGCTGGCCTGCATCAGCTTTGACCGCTACCTGAGCATAGTGCATGCCACCCAGCTGTACCGCCGGGGGCCCACCGCCCGCGTGGCCCTCACCTGTGTGGTTGTCTGGGGACTCTGTCTGTTCTTTGCCATCCCAGACTTCGTCTTCCTGTCGGCCCGCCGTGACGAGCGCCTCAATGCCACCCACTGTCAGTACAACTTCCCGCAGGTGGGCCGCACAGCTCTGCGGGTGCTGCAGCTGGTTGCTGGTTTCCTGCTGCCCTTGCTGGTCATGGCCTATTGCTATGCCCGCATCCTGGCTGTGCTGCTGGTCTCCAGGGGCCAGCGGCGGCTGCGGGCCATGCGgctggttgtggtggtggtggtggccttCGCCCTCTGCTGGACCCCCTACCACCTGGTGGTGATGGTGGACACCCTCATGGACCTGGAGGCCTTGTCCCGCAACTGTGGCCGAGAAAGCCGTGTGGACGTGGCCAAGTCAGTCACCTCGGGCCTGGGCTATATGCACTGCTGCCTCAACCCACTGCTCTATGCCTTCGTGGGGGTCAAGTTCCGAGAGCGCATGTGGATGTTACTTACGCGCCTGGGCCGCCCTGACCTAAGAGGGCACCAGCGGCAGCCGGCATCTTTCTGCCGGGATTCATCCTGGTCTGAGACCACAGAGGCCTCCTACTCGGGCTTGTGA
- the CXCR3 gene encoding C-X-C chemokine receptor type 3 isoform X2 — protein MSEHQVFDASELAFLLENCSSSYDYAENESDSCCASPPCPQDFSLNFDRAFLPALYSLLFVLGLLGNGAVAAVLLSQRAALSSTDTFLLHLAVADALLVLTLPLWAVDAAVQWVFGSGLCKVAGALFNINFYAGALLLACISFDRYLSIVHATQLYRRGPTARVALTCVVVWGLCLFFAIPDFVFLSARRDERLNATHCQYNFPQVGRTALRVLQLVAGFLLPLLVMAYCYARILAVLLVSRGQRRLRAMRLVVVVVVAFALCWTPYHLVVMVDTLMDLEALSRNCGRESRVDVAKSVTSGLGYMHCCLNPLLYAFVGVKFRERMWMLLTRLGRPDLRGHQRQPASFCRDSSWSETTEASYSGL, from the coding sequence aTGAGTGAACACCAGGTGTTCGACGCCTCTGAGCTTGCCTTCCTCCTGGAAAACTGTAGCTCTTCCTATGATTACGCAGAAAACGAGAGTGACTCCTGCTGTGCCTCCCCGCCCTGCCCGCAGGACTTCAGCCTGAACTTCGACCGGGCCTTCCTGCCGGCCCTGTACAGCCTCCTCTTCGTGTTGGGGCTGCTGGGCAATGGCGCGGTGGCGGCTGTGCTGTTGAGCCAGCGGGCGGCCCTGAGCAGCACCGACACCTTCCTGCTCCACCTGGCTGTGGCCGACGCACTGCTGGTGCTGACCCTGCCCCTCTGGGCAGTAGACGCAGCTGTCCAGTGGGTCTTCGGATCTGGCCTCTGTAAAGTGGCGGGCGCCCTCTTCAACATCAACTTCTACGCAGGGGCCCTCCTGCTGGCCTGCATCAGCTTTGACCGCTACCTGAGCATAGTGCATGCCACCCAGCTGTACCGCCGGGGGCCCACCGCCCGCGTGGCCCTCACCTGTGTGGTTGTCTGGGGACTCTGTCTGTTCTTTGCCATCCCAGACTTCGTCTTCCTGTCGGCCCGCCGTGACGAGCGCCTCAATGCCACCCACTGTCAGTACAACTTCCCGCAGGTGGGCCGCACAGCTCTGCGGGTGCTGCAGCTGGTTGCTGGTTTCCTGCTGCCCTTGCTGGTCATGGCCTATTGCTATGCCCGCATCCTGGCTGTGCTGCTGGTCTCCAGGGGCCAGCGGCGGCTGCGGGCCATGCGgctggttgtggtggtggtggtggccttCGCCCTCTGCTGGACCCCCTACCACCTGGTGGTGATGGTGGACACCCTCATGGACCTGGAGGCCTTGTCCCGCAACTGTGGCCGAGAAAGCCGTGTGGACGTGGCCAAGTCAGTCACCTCGGGCCTGGGCTATATGCACTGCTGCCTCAACCCACTGCTCTATGCCTTCGTGGGGGTCAAGTTCCGAGAGCGCATGTGGATGTTACTTACGCGCCTGGGCCGCCCTGACCTAAGAGGGCACCAGCGGCAGCCGGCATCTTTCTGCCGGGATTCATCCTGGTCTGAGACCACAGAGGCCTCCTACTCGGGCTTGTGA